The genomic segment taataaaaataaacgaatgaatgaatgaatgaataaataaaaaataaaataaaaaaaacatcaaaattaatCCTGTggaaaacttttattaaaattaaaactagtATGAATTCAATTCAGTACTagcataaaatatacaatagtgcttcaaattatatatatattagtgctgttaaatgattaattgcgattaatcgcatccaaaataaaagtttttgtttacacaatatgtgtgtgtgtactgtgtacatttattatgtatatattagggctgtcagtcgattaacatttttaatctaattaattacgaTGTGAAAATACACCCAAAGATTATTTAATGCTATTtctgtgttaaatgagaaagtattAAGTAGACATTTTGAATAGTAGCTTTAGAAaggaatattttatttgattcaacataaactatgaaacataaaagaagatacaGTAACAGAGAGAGTAacgtctgtttttttttccggTCATGCACTGGAAGTCATtggtaaccaaaacagctttgttaccagcagtcttcaaaataccttcttttatgttccacaaaagaaagtaaatattcagatttgagtaaatgatggcataattaaagatttttgggtgaactattcctttaaagtccCCCCCACcccattttttttatgaaataatactctaaataagaaactaaaactgccagcaggtggcggtaaatgTCTTTGAGTCTCTCATTCCATTCGTtcaaacggttgattcattcaggaattaagTAAACGGCTCTCTCTatgagatggtcctcactgcagaacacaagatccagggggtgtggttggatctagatccaactcctcccaccttacatttacctaaacctacccgtctccaccccctgatccctaaacccacccatccccacccctaaacctacccgtctccaccccctgatccctaaacccacccatccccacccctaaacctaccaatctccaccccctggatgtggatccaaccccgccccctggatctttgttctgcaatGAGGGGCTACTGCTCTCTATGGCCCTGTCTCAAATGGAACACTTCATGTGCACCTGCAGTCTTACGGACTTACAATGGCCGCCGCGTGCGCGTgtctgttaaagggatagttcacccaaaaattaaaatttgatgtttatctgcttacccccaaggcatccaagatgtaggtgactttgtttcttcagtagaacacaaacaaagatttttaactcaaaccgttgcagtctgtcagtcatataatggcagtcaatgggacccacggctttgagactcaaaaaaaatcatacactgacaaaaccaaattaaaccctgtggctcgtgacgatacattgaggtcttaagacatgaaacaatcggtctgtgcaagaaactgaacagtatttatttcattttttacctctgatccaccgcaatgtccaactgtcctgagcgcgttCACAACAGCAAATTTGCCTTTTTGTTTGATCTATACCTTTAAGTCCATGAGACCGTAGAGTGTCCCATTCGTCATTTTAGCGTTCAGAAGGGTGCTCGCGAGCACCCCCTTTGCGGCTGCTATATGCCCTCGATCCGCACTTCTGCTGAGCCCGCACTGTGGCGAGCTCCGCAGCACACTTCTTCCCGGCAGTCAAAGCGGCATTACGTCACGAAAGTGCGGACTCAGAGGAAGACTGAGAGGGTTTAGGgtgccatttgggacagggcctaTGAATGGGCTTTGAATCATTGGTTCACACAATTTGTTCAAAACGCGGaatcattcagaaactaaacaccgCTGTGCTGCTCACAGACGCgcaacagttctgctgtggctttataggtaatatttttgttggcaaaactgagcaaaaacaaaatataataaagaatACAGCACAATGATAACTTCTTATTACTGAACCGTTGTGTGaaatcacatttgcactcgTGCTATTGGGGACAAACAGCattcgtgtgatattgctctTGCTGCTCGTGTGATATCGCTTATTATGTAAATGAGAgacaaaaactcatacaggggcatttttgcCCCATATCttaaataactgcatttatggagttattaccctgcatcatatttgtcaacagtcatctgtatgaaatgtaagatgatgTAGCAGTCTGGGGGTGGGGCCAGTGGGTTAActgcgttaaaatattttaatcgcgttattttttcataactaattaattaagttaacgcgttaaactgacagcccttgtatgtatatatataaaaatacaaactgatacagtatatattttgaaaatatttacatgtatatatttatataatttatattacatataaatatatttaatatacaaatgtaatatttttcttaaatatatacactcgtgtgtgtatttatatatacataataaatatacacagtacacgcatatattatgtaaacaaaaacttttattttggatgtgattaattgcgattaatcatttgacagcactaatatattcAAACTGGATATTTTTAGCAATGAGAAATGgtgttaaataaatgaaatgcttgttttaaacaaataaattaaatatgaaacacttacaatttagaatttaacattaaaatattattacaactgttttcttttgaacatatttaaaaaactcCAGTCTTCAAGACACTAttcgtattattattataattaatgttgaaaaaagtcgtactgcttattattttttggaaactgaaattaaagagaacatggttttatttaaaatatttaatttttaaattctaaattttaaatttgataaatataaGTTGTCTTATACAAAAAAGCCTAAACTTTGGAATGGTAGTCTATATTAAAGGAGGCATCCAAATCATATGGTCCTGGATATCACAGAGACTCTGGGTGGGCTATTTTGACTTGGACTTCTTCacaatatgttaaaatattagTTCATGAGTACAGTTTTTAAAGCAGAATTAGTTTTTTCTCAAAGTCTAGCATATATTGATGGAATAGAAATGCTGCTGTTGGCATGCTGTGGATGTCACTTCCCCCACTATTCAATATGTTCTGCTGTTGGCATTTGATGAAGGTCTCTGCATACCAAAAAGCATCAAGCACCAGGAGACAGAGCCAAACTCCCACACGACTGATCAGCCGTCATTAATATGAATGGAGAAGAGGATATGTTGCCCTCCCAATCTTTTTCCATTCTCAAAGGCTTTCACTAATGTAAATCTGGGATGTGTGTGGGCTCTGTTTGATGTAAAGGTGGCGGGTATAATCATGCACTGAGGAGCAGAGACATGTGACCGTCATTTACCTGGATGAGCTCAATAGCTCGAGATGAGAAGTCACAGCAGTACAGAAACGCCTTACTGCCCCTAGAAATACACAAATACACCTGTTTACTTGTTACTCCCAATAAGAGTTTCTATTACAACTTTCTGATTTTCATCTCCTTATCTCAGAATTTAATATGCATGGGATAATATACAATCAGCCTCCGCTTTGTGTCCTGATCATTCTGTTGCAGTCTGTTTTGCGAATGATAATGACCTGAACATTACTGACTGTACAATATCCTGcttattatacaaatatttaccaaatacactaccagtcaaaagtttttgaacagtaagttttttaaaagaagCCTCTTCCGCTCACCAagcctacatttatttgatacaaagtacaacaaaaacagtaaaattctgaaatatttttactatttaaaataactgttttctatttgaatacattttaaaatgtaatttagtcctgtgatttcaaagctacatttttagaatcattattccagtcacatgatccttcacaaatcattctaatattctgatttgctgctcaaaaatcttttattattattacaatgttgaaaacagctgagtatatttttttcaggtttctttgatgaatagaaagttcagaggaacagcatttatctgaaatagaaatcttgtgtaacattataaatgtctgtattatcacgtttgatcaatttaaagcatcctcactaaataaaagtattaacagtattgatgctgaaaattcagctttgatcacaggaataaattacatttgaacatatattcaattagaaagcagttattttaaatagtaaaatatttcacaatattaatttttctgtactttggatcaaataaatgcaggcttggtgagcagaagagacttctatAAAAAacttactgttcaaaattttTTACTGGTAGTGTACATAAAAACACTGACATTAAAAACCGATGAGTTTGTTATCTCACAGGAATTTAAACACTGAAGATAtagtttctcacacaaagctatcacaTGGCTTTAGAACTACCTAtactaatgttcaaaagtttggggtcagaaagtttgtttttcttaaatattaaatttttttcttcagcaaggataaattaaattgatcaaacatgacagtaaaaacttttataatgtaacaaaagagCTCTACTTTAAATAATTGCTGTTTATTCTGAAGATTCTATTCATCGAAGAATCAAGAAAAAGTgtatcaaggtttccacaaaaaaaaaaaaaaaaaaaaaatctctctctctctcttctcttcgGCAGTCCATTGTATCCCATGATGACCTTCCTCCTCATTTACGGTGTATCCTTTGATGACTGTAGAGCCCTATCCTTGATCCACAGATTTTATTGCAAGATGGgcaaataaagtcagaatttgtAGGGGCAGGCATGGCTGTATATCTCCTtagtcttttttgttgtttcctTTTATTTCTCTCTGATTCCAGCTGCACTATTCCTGCGTGACAGAGCTGCCTCCAGGCGGTGCGATTTGCTGCTAATTCTTCCAGGCATGAGGGATTAATTTGGCACTTCCTTAATGATATTTTAAGTTTGTCTTTATATCGCTTTTTTGGACCCCCTGAGGAACGGCGGCCCTCATGGAGCTGACCATAAAGAATCTGACATAGCAAACGATCTTGAGGTAGCCTAATAACGTGCCCAAGCCAGCGCAATTAATGCTCAGTAATTGTGGCTTCCATGCTCTTACTGTTTGTCCTGGCAAACACTTCAAAATGGGGTACACGGTCATAGCATGTAATCCCCAAGGTTCGTTGCAAACACCCTATATGGAAACGCTCCAGCAACCTTGGGTGGCGGCTATATAAAACCCAGGCTTCACAGCTGTAAAGAAGAGTAGTGATGCAAACAGCTTTATAGATGGTAACTTTAGTTAGCAATTGAAGAAGCTTATTTTGAAATACCTTACGTCGAAGTCTGCCAAAGGCTACAGAGGCTTGCTTTATCCGATTTTCAATTTCAACATTGAGATTGCAGTCCTCTAATACAATGCTGCCCAGATACTTAAAGGATGGTACTATTGTAAGTGGTTGTTTTTCTATTGTAAAAACCGGCATAGTGGGTGGAGAGCTGAGGTTCCATTGACATATCACTTCAGTTTTAGCAGTATTGACTGACAAACCTAATCTGCTGTATGTCTTCACAGCTGCAACAAGGATAGTTTGCAGGTCTTCTGGTGTATGTGACAAAAGCACACAGTCATCGGCATACTGCAACTCTAGAACCTGCACTGCTGAGACCTTGGTAGAGGCCTGGAACCTTCGGATATTAAAGAGGTTTCCATCCAACCTGAAGTCAACAGTGATCCCACTGCTGCTTTCAAGTTTATCATGCAGGAGCTTTGTGACACATAGGAGGTAGATGTTAAAAAGTACATATTATATaatagcagcacaactgttttcaacagtgatgataatcagaaatgtttcctgaacagtaaatcagcatataagaatgatttctgaaggatcatgtgacactgaagactggagtaatgatgctgaaagtacattcaaatagaaaacaatattactgtttttactgtatttttgatccctTGGCAAGCAGggatttcttttaaaacatgtttctcaaattttactgaccccaCACATTTGAACAGTGTACTTTATGCTGCTTTTAGTCCTTTGCCAAGGTAATTGATAGGCAAACTTCTACATGACTTCTCTTAGTaataaaaattagatttttcttCTGAGGAAACGAGGTTTTGTTTTCCACACTGTGAAGATGACGCTCTTACCTGATGGTGCTGATGATGGGAAACACACTGTTACCTGCACCACAGCCCACCtgcaaaaaacaaatcaaaatcagTGCAAAACAGAATCCCAAACCTAAATTATTTAACACAGCGCACAAATGATTGtggcaataaataaattgttcGTGAGTGACTGAACGGAGGCTGTAATACCTCTAGTATCCTGAAAGCAGCATGCTGTCCTGGGAATGCGTTCGTATGACTGGTTAATTTACTGGAAGCGCAGGGCTGCTGCTCTGAGCATGAGTCCACCCCACTGCCCTGCTCCTGTTCCAGCCTGCACATCCCTGCGTCGTCTGGAGGGAGAAGCTCTGGGAATTCAATCAAGAGCCAATTTCGGTTTTTGAAGAACTTCCTCTGGTGCATCTCATAAAATCGGTCCCAATACTTATGACCTTCTCTGTCATATTTAGCTGATGGGAGAGAAAACAACAAGGCATCAAAACTAGAAAACAAGCAGGCAAAGGTGGCATGTTTTGACACATTACTGAGAGTAGGGTTTTGAATCCTTACATTGCTCTTCTACAGGAATCTTCTCTTTAGAGTTCTCCTCTGCTTTTTGTCGGGCTTTCTCGGTCTCCTCCTCTGTCCACTGCACATGATCCCTGGAGCACAGaacaggtttattttattttattcttactCACTGGTAGCGATGTGAACCGGCTCCTTTAAGTGAACGATGGGAGTCGTTTCCTGTCTGAGagatgatttattttttcttcttctttctttacaaccccaattccaaaaaaaacattttggacattttgtaaaatgcaataaaaatctaaaagaaTCTGTAATAaaagaatctgtgatttgttcattttttttaaccttaatgTAATTAACAAAAgtacaatgaaaaatacaattaagTTGGTCAGTGAAAACATTGGAAATCAGTGTTTTCATTAACCAACTTAactgtattttgtaaatataaaaaaaaaactgatattgatggctgcaacacactccaaaaaagttgggacagaaTTGTCACATCAACGGTCCTTTTAACTACAATCTGTAATTGTTTGAGAAATGAGGATACTAATTGTTCCGCATGCATAATTTTTCTCCAGTCTTGCTTGATACAAGACTTCAGATGCTCATTAGTCCGTAGTCGTTATTGTCTCATTCTCCATCTCATGACGGGCCATACATTTTCAATaggagactttttttttctttttctttttcttttttttacatttctgtaaaGCTGTGTTGGAACAACATCTATTGTAAAAAGCAACAGAAATgaataaatctaataaaataaataaacattttatttaccatgcATATAAATTTGAATTGTCTACAATAAaaggcttatttatttttaaccaaGCAATTGACATAAgcttaaatctatttttattttattgtagttGACAAACAACTTTAAATAtcctaataatgtttttttttataataatgaacattcttcaatatcattattttacagtaaattgtaTGTATTGTAGATtcatacagtcaaaccaaaaattattcagacaccagatatcatttttgatatttcttttttattagtgggtgcaggacaatATAGTTCATtaatgtaagtgaggatagcaaaataaagttaactgtgacatattatacccaaaaattcttcatacagtggattaccagtaaaaataataacatttggcaccaaaaattattcagacactttgacctgaccatgttttgatagtgtattttctttaattgctaatgcacctttttacaccacagactgaacaaaattaagcattgcttggtaattggttgacctaaattagtattatctaattgtgtacttaaatttaacagctgacaacTATTCAACCGAATTGATTACatatacctttctatcaaaattatctgacattatcaagatgaatatgttctgacacagtttaactctaaATTCTTGTCATATtgtattaccattttctaaactatagcgaataaactgtgataatgtgagaaacgttgaaggtgtctgaataaattttggtttgactgtaattTCTTACTAATCAACttttaatttctatttatttatttttttcctgtccACTTAAAATAGCCTGCGatgtaatatataattgtaAGTACACACAATATATTTCACGCTTTCTAACGAAGCTCAATGATCTGTAGTACCACGTGTTATGCTGGAAGATGTGATCAGGGTTGGAGAGGATTCTTCCTCCTAACGGCGCGGGTGGTCTTCCTCCACTGCACGGCCTGCGGGGAATGCAGCTCACAGCACAGACAGTCAGCCGCAAGAAGCCCCTCATCCCTCCACACTTATCTGAGAACGTCAGTTAGTCATTATGATCATTACAAACTAGTAGTTAACGCAACACTACATACTACTGTTAAGTATTGAACTACATATCCCAGCCGGAAACAGCGACCGCGCGCCTTCAGATGACGCACACCCGGAAGTTTTTGTAAACACATGTGAGCAGCAAAGTATTTCAAAGCAAGCATAAAAAGTACTACTAGAGGGAGACAATTGTAAGATTTTTATGCGGATATATTTTATGGGTTTAACACGTTTTGGAAATGCTTGATATGATGTTTTATGTAAACAATGAAAATGTTAGCAGTTAACAGTTAGCTTAGTAGCAaatatttacagttttactCTTATTATAATTAAACACACGTTTAATTATAATAAGAGCCAGATGAATTAATGTATCTGCTTATATTTGACTTGTAAGTCATAAGACGCAGATGTTCTCCAGTATATTCGTTAATGTTAACGTTAACTGTTGTGGATTGGATAACACTAACGTTAATATGAACTTGAGCAACGCTAAAATGATTGCAGAGTCAGAATATAAAAAGACAAGAGAGTTGACTTCACCCAACACTTACTTAGATGCTATTTCCGAAGATTATTCCGTTTAGTTTTGTGTTAGTCTGTATGTTTTATGTGAATGGTGTGAGTAGTTTCGTCCCCTATGTGCGCGCTTCCGTCTCCATGTGCGTGCACGCGCACCAGTAAAAACAGCTGTGTTCTCCTGGCTTCAAGATCCAGTGGATCCTGCGCCAATGACACTGGCAGATTATTAGGAGCAAATCTTAAGATCCTGAGAAACCTCATTCTCCAAGTAAGTATTGCTGTGTTACTATTGTccttttacattattgacacactattttcctatttgatactgtaaagctgctttgttaaaagcactatataaataaaggtgacttgacttgtgtgtatgtgtatgtgtatgtgtggtgtgtgtgtgagaccatggagcacaaaaccagtcataagtagcattgAACATTGAATGtttcaaaattatcgatttttcttttatgccaaaaatctttaggttattaagtaaagatcatgttccatggagatgttttgttaatttttgattagtaatatgcattactgCTAAgtacttcatttggacaaatttaaaggcgattttctcaatatttagattttttggcaccctcagattccagattttcaaatagttgtttctcagccaaatattgttctatcctaacaaaccatacatcaatggaaagctatatttcattcagaaaaaaaagatgcttatttgtgaccctggaccacaaaacctgtcaTCAGAGTCAATTTTaataattgagatttatacattgtctgaaagctgaataaataagctttccattgatgtatggtttgttatgataggacatgtttggtcgagatacaactatttgaaaat from the Onychostoma macrolepis isolate SWU-2019 chromosome 09, ASM1243209v1, whole genome shotgun sequence genome contains:
- the mettl8 gene encoding mRNA N(3)-methylcytidine methyltransferase METTL8 isoform X1 → MRGFLRLTVCAVSCIPRRPCSGGRPPAPLGGRILSNPDHIFQHNTWDHVQWTEEETEKARQKAEENSKEKIPVEEQSKYDREGHKYWDRFYEMHQRKFFKNRNWLLIEFPELLPPDDAGMCRLEQEQGSGVDSCSEQQPCASSKLTSHTNAFPGQHAAFRILEVGCGAGNSVFPIISTIRGSKAFLYCCDFSSRAIELIQEHPDYDPAVCHAFVQDICDTTSPFPFPPESLDIILVVFVLSAIHPARRAQDVVKGLAGFLKQGGVMLFKDYGRYDLSQLRFKKGQCLSENFYTRQDGTCVYFFTKDEVHHLFSNAGLEELQNLEDRRLQVNRGKKVVMHRVWIQSKYRKPYLISAAD
- the mettl8 gene encoding mRNA N(3)-methylcytidine methyltransferase METTL8 isoform X2, with protein sequence MRGFLRLTVCAVSCIPRRPCSGGRPPAPLGGRILSNPDHIFQHNTWDHVQWTEEETEKARQKAEENSKEKIPVEEQSKYDREGHKYWDRFYEMHQRKFFKNRNWLLIEFPELLPPDDAGMCRLEQEQGSGVDSCSEQQPCASSKLTSHTNAFPGQHAAFRILEVGCGAGNSVFPIISTIRGSKAFLYCCDFSSRAIELIQEHPDYDPAVCHAFVQDICDTTSPFPFPPESLDIILVVFVLSAIHPARAQDVVKGLAGFLKQGGVMLFKDYGRYDLSQLRFKKGQCLSENFYTRQDGTCVYFFTKDEVHHLFSNAGLEELQNLEDRRLQVNRGKKVVMHRVWIQSKYRKPYLISAAD
- the mettl8 gene encoding mRNA N(3)-methylcytidine methyltransferase METTL8 isoform X3 — encoded protein: MRGFLRLTVCAVSCIPRRPCSGGRPPAPLGGRILSNPDHIFQHNTDHVQWTEEETEKARQKAEENSKEKIPVEEQSKYDREGHKYWDRFYEMHQRKFFKNRNWLLIEFPELLPPDDAGMCRLEQEQGSGVDSCSEQQPCASSKLTSHTNAFPGQHAAFRILEVGCGAGNSVFPIISTIRGSKAFLYCCDFSSRAIELIQEHPDYDPAVCHAFVQDICDTTSPFPFPPESLDIILVVFVLSAIHPARRAQDVVKGLAGFLKQGGVMLFKDYGRYDLSQLRFKKGQCLSENFYTRQDGTCVYFFTKDEVHHLFSNAGLEELQNLEDRRLQVNRGKKVVMHRVWIQSKYRKPYLISAAD